A window of Phycodurus eques isolate BA_2022a chromosome 5, UOR_Pequ_1.1, whole genome shotgun sequence contains these coding sequences:
- the kras gene encoding GTPase KRas isoform X2, with protein MTEYKLVVVGAGGVGKSALTIQLIQNHFVDEYDPTIEDSYRKQVVIDGETCLLDILDTAGQEEYSAMRDQYMRTGEGFLCVFAINNTKSFEDIHHYREQIKRVKDSEDVPMVLVGNKCDLPSRTVDTKQAQDLARSYGIPFIETSAKTRQGVDDAFYTLVREIRKHKEKMSKEGKKKKKKSKTKCTLM; from the exons ATGACAGAATATAAGCTGGTTGTGGTGGGAGCTGGTGGCGTTGGCAAGAGCGCACTTACCATTCAGCTCATCCAGAATCACTTTGTGGATGAATATGACCCCACCATTGAG GACTCGTACAGAAAGCAAGTGGTGATTGACGGAGAGACGTGTCTGCTGGACATCCTGGACACTGCAGGTCAGGAGGAGTACAGCGCCATGAGAGATCAGTATATGAGGACAGGGGAGGGCTTCCTCTGTGTCTTTGCCATCAACAACACCAAGTCCTTTGAGGACATTCACCACTACAG AGAACAGATAAAGCGAGTTAAGGACTCTGAGGATGTCCCCATGGTGCTGGTGGGCAACAAGTGTGACCTCCCGTCCCGGACTGTGGACACCAAGCAGGCTCAGGACTTAGCACGGAGCTACGGCATTCCCTTCATTGAGACCTCAGCCAAAACCAGACAG GGAGTCGACGATGCCTTTTACACGTTAGTACGAGAAATCCGCAAGCATAAGGAGAAGATGAGCAAGGAgggcaaaaagaagaaaaagaagtccAAGACAAAGTGCACACTCATGTGA
- the kras gene encoding GTPase KRas isoform X1 yields MTEYKLVVVGAGGVGKSALTIQLIQNHFVDEYDPTIEDSYRKQVVIDGETCLLDILDTAGQEEYSAMRDQYMRTGEGFLCVFAINNTKSFEDIHHYREQIKRVKDSEDVPMVLVGNKCDLPSRTVDTKQAQDLARSYGIPFIETSAKTRQRVEDAFYTLVREIRQYRVNKLSKEEKTPRCVKLKKCVVM; encoded by the exons ATGACAGAATATAAGCTGGTTGTGGTGGGAGCTGGTGGCGTTGGCAAGAGCGCACTTACCATTCAGCTCATCCAGAATCACTTTGTGGATGAATATGACCCCACCATTGAG GACTCGTACAGAAAGCAAGTGGTGATTGACGGAGAGACGTGTCTGCTGGACATCCTGGACACTGCAGGTCAGGAGGAGTACAGCGCCATGAGAGATCAGTATATGAGGACAGGGGAGGGCTTCCTCTGTGTCTTTGCCATCAACAACACCAAGTCCTTTGAGGACATTCACCACTACAG AGAACAGATAAAGCGAGTTAAGGACTCTGAGGATGTCCCCATGGTGCTGGTGGGCAACAAGTGTGACCTCCCGTCCCGGACTGTGGACACCAAGCAGGCTCAGGACTTAGCACGGAGCTACGGCATTCCCTTCATTGAGACCTCAGCCAAAACCAGACAG AGAGTGGAAGATGCCTTTTACACTCTGGTACGGGAGATCAGGCAGTACCGCGTCAATAAGCTCAGCAAGGAAGAAAAGACCCCACGCTGTGTCAAGCTTAAAAAGTGTGTTGTGATGTGA